One region of Oncorhynchus kisutch isolate 150728-3 unplaced genomic scaffold, Okis_V2 scaffold1402, whole genome shotgun sequence genomic DNA includes:
- the tom1l2a gene encoding TOM1-like protein 2 isoform X2 yields MEICDIINETEEGPKDAIRALKKRLSGNRNYREVMLGLTVLETCVKNCGHRFHVLVANRDFIDGVLVKIISPKTNPPTIVQDKVLALIQAWADAFRSSPDLTGVVHIYEELKRKGIEFPMADLDTLSPIHTPQRGLPEVDPAVLKYKAPIQPHAAATATLPKPAAAPAPAPAPLTPILQIPHIPNVQGPITANPEQIARLRSELDIVRGNTKVMSEMLTEMVPGQEDSSDLELLQELNRTCRAMQQRVVELISRVSNEEVTEELLHVNDDLNNIFLRYERYERYRSGRAAQNNGMLSEATEDNLIDLTPGSPAVVSLRATSTPPSSIPPVTAPRAGATASPARTLIQDPTSGPSTLSTQLAGLDVGRVSVSGTLSSLSGHNPGDDFDMFAQTRTSSLADQRKNVKYEDPRALGGLASALDVRQQNATGGLRVIGDDNPELELPIDSWLITQGMIPVSQSSVMDDIEEWLCADVKGDGEEGVTSEEFDKFLEDRAKVVDSLPSLPGDEPGPPLSAPSGTRKKAERTEDALFAL; encoded by the exons ATGGAGATCTGTGACATCATCAATGAGACGGAGGAAGG GCCTAAAGATGCCATCCGGGCGCTGAAGAAGAGACTGAGTGGGAACAGGAACTACCGGGAGGTGATGCTAGGATTGACG GTGCTGGAGACGTGTGTAAAGAACTGCGGCCACCGGTTTCATGTCCTCGTGGCTAACCGGGACTTCATTGATGGTGTCCTCGTCAAAATCATCTCCCCCAAAACCAACCCCCCCACCATCGTACAGGACAAAGTCCTGGCTCTGATCCAG GCCTGGGCAGATGCATTCAGGAGTAGTCCTGACCTGACGGGGGTGGTCCATATTTATGAGGAGCTGAAGAGGAAAGGCATAGAGTTCCCCATGGCTGACCTGGACACTCTGTCACCCATCCACACACCACAGAGG GGTCTACCAGAGGTGGACCCAGCTGTACTAAAGTACAAAGCCCCCATCCAGCCCCACGCTGCAGCCACAGCCACCCTCCCCAAGCCTGCAGCCGCCCCGGCTCCGGCCCCCGCCCCCCTCACCCCCATCCTACAGATACCACACATCCCCAACGTACAGGGCCCCATCACCGCCAACCCTGAACAG ATCGCCCGGCTGCGCAGTGAACTGGACATTGTGAGGGGAAACACCAAAGTGATGTCAGAGATGCTGACTGAGATGGTGCCTGGACAGGAGGACTCCTCGGACCTGGAACTCCTTCAG gagctgAACAGGACGTGCAGGGCCATGCAGCAGCGGGTGGTGGAGCTGATCTCCCGGGTCTCCAACGAGGAGGTGACAGAGGAGCTGCTGCACGTCAACGACGACCTCAACAACATCTTCCTACGATACGAGAG GTATGAGAGGTACCGGTCGGGTAGAGCGGCTCAGAATAACGGG ATGCTGAGTGAAGCCACAGAGGACAACCTGATAGACCTAACGCCAGGCTCGCCCGCTGTGGTCAGCCTCCGAGCCACCTCCACACCCCCGTCCAGCATCCCCCCTGTGACCGCCCCTAGGGCTGGGGCTACAGCCTCCCCTGCCCGGACCCTGATCCAAGACCCTACCTCTGGTCCCTCAACTCTGTCCACTCAGCTCGCCGGCCTGG atgtgGGTCGGGTTAGTGTCAGTGgtaccctgtcctctctgtcaggCCACAACCCTGGAGATGACTTTGACATGTTTGCTCAGACCAGGACCAGCTCTCTGGCAGATCAACGCAAAAA tgtgaaGTACGAGGACCCTCGAGCCCTGGGTGGGCTTGCCTCAGCTCTGGACGTCAGACAACAGAACGCCACTGGAGGG CTGAGGGTCATAGGGGATGATAACCCAGAGTTGGAGCTGCCCATAGACAGCTGGCTTATTACCCAAGGAATG ATCCCCGTATCGCAGTCCTCTGTCATGGATGACATAGAGGAGTGGCTCTGTGCTGATGTG AAAGGCGATGGTGAGGAAGGGGTGACGAGTGAAG agTTTGATAAGTTTCTGGAGGATCGAGCGAAGGTGGTCGATTCCTTACCATCGCTCCCTGGTGATGAGCCTGGTCCCCCTCTCAGCGCCCCCAGCGGCACCCGCAAGAAGGCTGAACGGACGGAGGATGCCCTCTTTGCCTTGTAG
- the tom1l2a gene encoding TOM1-like protein 2 isoform X1 has product MEFLLGNPYSTPVGQCLEKATDGGLQAEDWTLNMEICDIINETEEGPKDAIRALKKRLSGNRNYREVMLGLTVLETCVKNCGHRFHVLVANRDFIDGVLVKIISPKTNPPTIVQDKVLALIQAWADAFRSSPDLTGVVHIYEELKRKGIEFPMADLDTLSPIHTPQRGLPEVDPAVLKYKAPIQPHAAATATLPKPAAAPAPAPAPLTPILQIPHIPNVQGPITANPEQIARLRSELDIVRGNTKVMSEMLTEMVPGQEDSSDLELLQELNRTCRAMQQRVVELISRVSNEEVTEELLHVNDDLNNIFLRYERYERYRSGRAAQNNGMLSEATEDNLIDLTPGSPAVVSLRATSTPPSSIPPVTAPRAGATASPARTLIQDPTSGPSTLSTQLAGLDVGRVSVSGTLSSLSGHNPGDDFDMFAQTRTSSLADQRKNVKYEDPRALGGLASALDVRQQNATGGLRVIGDDNPELELPIDSWLITQGMIPVSQSSVMDDIEEWLCADVKGDGEEGVTSEEFDKFLEDRAKVVDSLPSLPGDEPGPPLSAPSGTRKKAERTEDALFAL; this is encoded by the exons AGAAGGCCACGGATGGCGGCCTGCAGGCTGAGGACTGGACCCTCAACATGGAGATCTGTGACATCATCAATGAGACGGAGGAAGG GCCTAAAGATGCCATCCGGGCGCTGAAGAAGAGACTGAGTGGGAACAGGAACTACCGGGAGGTGATGCTAGGATTGACG GTGCTGGAGACGTGTGTAAAGAACTGCGGCCACCGGTTTCATGTCCTCGTGGCTAACCGGGACTTCATTGATGGTGTCCTCGTCAAAATCATCTCCCCCAAAACCAACCCCCCCACCATCGTACAGGACAAAGTCCTGGCTCTGATCCAG GCCTGGGCAGATGCATTCAGGAGTAGTCCTGACCTGACGGGGGTGGTCCATATTTATGAGGAGCTGAAGAGGAAAGGCATAGAGTTCCCCATGGCTGACCTGGACACTCTGTCACCCATCCACACACCACAGAGG GGTCTACCAGAGGTGGACCCAGCTGTACTAAAGTACAAAGCCCCCATCCAGCCCCACGCTGCAGCCACAGCCACCCTCCCCAAGCCTGCAGCCGCCCCGGCTCCGGCCCCCGCCCCCCTCACCCCCATCCTACAGATACCACACATCCCCAACGTACAGGGCCCCATCACCGCCAACCCTGAACAG ATCGCCCGGCTGCGCAGTGAACTGGACATTGTGAGGGGAAACACCAAAGTGATGTCAGAGATGCTGACTGAGATGGTGCCTGGACAGGAGGACTCCTCGGACCTGGAACTCCTTCAG gagctgAACAGGACGTGCAGGGCCATGCAGCAGCGGGTGGTGGAGCTGATCTCCCGGGTCTCCAACGAGGAGGTGACAGAGGAGCTGCTGCACGTCAACGACGACCTCAACAACATCTTCCTACGATACGAGAG GTATGAGAGGTACCGGTCGGGTAGAGCGGCTCAGAATAACGGG ATGCTGAGTGAAGCCACAGAGGACAACCTGATAGACCTAACGCCAGGCTCGCCCGCTGTGGTCAGCCTCCGAGCCACCTCCACACCCCCGTCCAGCATCCCCCCTGTGACCGCCCCTAGGGCTGGGGCTACAGCCTCCCCTGCCCGGACCCTGATCCAAGACCCTACCTCTGGTCCCTCAACTCTGTCCACTCAGCTCGCCGGCCTGG atgtgGGTCGGGTTAGTGTCAGTGgtaccctgtcctctctgtcaggCCACAACCCTGGAGATGACTTTGACATGTTTGCTCAGACCAGGACCAGCTCTCTGGCAGATCAACGCAAAAA tgtgaaGTACGAGGACCCTCGAGCCCTGGGTGGGCTTGCCTCAGCTCTGGACGTCAGACAACAGAACGCCACTGGAGGG CTGAGGGTCATAGGGGATGATAACCCAGAGTTGGAGCTGCCCATAGACAGCTGGCTTATTACCCAAGGAATG ATCCCCGTATCGCAGTCCTCTGTCATGGATGACATAGAGGAGTGGCTCTGTGCTGATGTG AAAGGCGATGGTGAGGAAGGGGTGACGAGTGAAG agTTTGATAAGTTTCTGGAGGATCGAGCGAAGGTGGTCGATTCCTTACCATCGCTCCCTGGTGATGAGCCTGGTCCCCCTCTCAGCGCCCCCAGCGGCACCCGCAAGAAGGCTGAACGGACGGAGGATGCCCTCTTTGCCTTGTAG
- the tom1l2a gene encoding TOM1-like protein 2 isoform X3: protein MEFLLGNPYSTPVGQCLEKATDGGLQAEDWTLNMEICDIINETEEGPKDAIRALKKRLSGNRNYREVMLGLTVLETCVKNCGHRFHVLVANRDFIDGVLVKIISPKTNPPTIVQDKVLALIQAWADAFRSSPDLTGVVHIYEELKRKGIEFPMADLDTLSPIHTPQRGLPEVDPAVLKYKAPIQPHAAATATLPKPAAAPAPAPAPLTPILQIPHIPNVQGPITANPEQIARLRSELDIVRGNTKVMSEMLTEMVPGQEDSSDLELLQELNRTCRAMQQRVVELISRVSNEEVTEELLHVNDDLNNIFLRYERYERYRSGRAAQNNGMLSEATEDNLIDLTPGSPAVVSLRATSTPPSSIPPVTAPRAGATASPARTLIQDPTSGPSTLSTQLAGLDVGRVSVSGTLSSLSGHNPGDDFDMFAQTRTSSLADQRKNVKYEDPRALGGLASALDVRQQNATGGKGDGEEGVTSEEFDKFLEDRAKVVDSLPSLPGDEPGPPLSAPSGTRKKAERTEDALFAL from the exons AGAAGGCCACGGATGGCGGCCTGCAGGCTGAGGACTGGACCCTCAACATGGAGATCTGTGACATCATCAATGAGACGGAGGAAGG GCCTAAAGATGCCATCCGGGCGCTGAAGAAGAGACTGAGTGGGAACAGGAACTACCGGGAGGTGATGCTAGGATTGACG GTGCTGGAGACGTGTGTAAAGAACTGCGGCCACCGGTTTCATGTCCTCGTGGCTAACCGGGACTTCATTGATGGTGTCCTCGTCAAAATCATCTCCCCCAAAACCAACCCCCCCACCATCGTACAGGACAAAGTCCTGGCTCTGATCCAG GCCTGGGCAGATGCATTCAGGAGTAGTCCTGACCTGACGGGGGTGGTCCATATTTATGAGGAGCTGAAGAGGAAAGGCATAGAGTTCCCCATGGCTGACCTGGACACTCTGTCACCCATCCACACACCACAGAGG GGTCTACCAGAGGTGGACCCAGCTGTACTAAAGTACAAAGCCCCCATCCAGCCCCACGCTGCAGCCACAGCCACCCTCCCCAAGCCTGCAGCCGCCCCGGCTCCGGCCCCCGCCCCCCTCACCCCCATCCTACAGATACCACACATCCCCAACGTACAGGGCCCCATCACCGCCAACCCTGAACAG ATCGCCCGGCTGCGCAGTGAACTGGACATTGTGAGGGGAAACACCAAAGTGATGTCAGAGATGCTGACTGAGATGGTGCCTGGACAGGAGGACTCCTCGGACCTGGAACTCCTTCAG gagctgAACAGGACGTGCAGGGCCATGCAGCAGCGGGTGGTGGAGCTGATCTCCCGGGTCTCCAACGAGGAGGTGACAGAGGAGCTGCTGCACGTCAACGACGACCTCAACAACATCTTCCTACGATACGAGAG GTATGAGAGGTACCGGTCGGGTAGAGCGGCTCAGAATAACGGG ATGCTGAGTGAAGCCACAGAGGACAACCTGATAGACCTAACGCCAGGCTCGCCCGCTGTGGTCAGCCTCCGAGCCACCTCCACACCCCCGTCCAGCATCCCCCCTGTGACCGCCCCTAGGGCTGGGGCTACAGCCTCCCCTGCCCGGACCCTGATCCAAGACCCTACCTCTGGTCCCTCAACTCTGTCCACTCAGCTCGCCGGCCTGG atgtgGGTCGGGTTAGTGTCAGTGgtaccctgtcctctctgtcaggCCACAACCCTGGAGATGACTTTGACATGTTTGCTCAGACCAGGACCAGCTCTCTGGCAGATCAACGCAAAAA tgtgaaGTACGAGGACCCTCGAGCCCTGGGTGGGCTTGCCTCAGCTCTGGACGTCAGACAACAGAACGCCACTGGAGGG AAAGGCGATGGTGAGGAAGGGGTGACGAGTGAAG agTTTGATAAGTTTCTGGAGGATCGAGCGAAGGTGGTCGATTCCTTACCATCGCTCCCTGGTGATGAGCCTGGTCCCCCTCTCAGCGCCCCCAGCGGCACCCGCAAGAAGGCTGAACGGACGGAGGATGCCCTCTTTGCCTTGTAG